One window from the genome of Mastacembelus armatus chromosome 18, fMasArm1.2, whole genome shotgun sequence encodes:
- the LOC113123233 gene encoding nucleolar protein dao-5-like isoform X3 has product MKSDRATDNGVEDSGHGDSSAADNASGERRASIVTLQSVLKKVSPSPFHNYKTLVSSSSDSSGSFVNESQNAQNGVNGDLTRTNSLYEYALASGKNGHVMMNGGKETSEDVDLKAIFVPVPEFQSSPLDRHLKIKTIANSNEICEPQNHIQDPFQTSAVSTNTSANGYSFHDVTLNSPDLFRANPDKAQNPSKTLKSKDSDLFQGEVGDLFQTPKGEVLSSAATANKGNLFDKSPSVFVDPFISPSDKKDDVFWSPQLTVSNPFYTATNGEADLFQATHFKENKSDSSTMFSKEILGVFSSSSTNAVNPFPCPLKRDLFHELSSLDDPFGTTPSKQYDPFQDVSNGTPDFVQPLSSVSKSEDIFAVTPKNAASKGSYAKLPLNSPSEVKLDMLSPQDLFSPVPSESLQAVQPESFHRPQDIVLTTPEGTKHDILEPCPFSRSRNLAMPHSHSPAGLSHVLTIRRPPKPLPRTRPPKPESSSPSPGSSSPRLGSSSPKPGSKPGSSSPKPGSSSPKLGSKPRLSSPKPETSPKPWSSSPRPGTSPKPETSPRPGMSPKPGMSPSPAKPIGLQPAVLKTSPKPALRKLPKPLFGYKSKTPESKPVDADDYVVFEDILLLGQEMCVEDWPEDSPELSPGFKPAGKLRLRRESLMGKADSDGGSGEEQDLSGSQSKKKERRLSLLSRRGSKDKFPDNTKDRKSQTQPTVRKSSKEYSETYMSGENEDGEQNGIDYKKKTQKHRRASIATSEPEAKHMNGHLHEDGTSKKSGKKNSITRQWSEGTVLDDITGEDEDEEEEEVEGEPTHGEKRRKKKLKIGFVPHRGFAITLETTDDRLKGAHGYTPHKGSKELQDGVLGAHGYTLSKMSQDYPLDGVEEIKASNLQSTSKAAFQDDEQWLKTQHCSPELNGDHLNGVEDCKPKKPAKLKLLQSHRSSKEDLNYTTPQKKSSFSAELDDEELNKMEDIKQNRKLKGLVSRKHKSKTIYSPAERSEAVGFSQHLPQSSPNDALADDEIKGKYFLSPGEMYESEDDEVKTCKPKKSSKLKGFKHKAKSKTTHLDYEEPPGATSSDYLSDAAKAEWLAAQKDEQAVAGLKDEDEEGDTDSLMEWWYTVEQWDEVPSDDEDKILKEDESKSFTILADKVHRGLRVFIKVFTERAEVLWQSIIVLHAIADDISNFHQKTKIAGITGGTTTAVGGVTAVTGLALAPFTFAASLIITAVGVGVAAAGGITSASAAISDNVNNMHDRKKVEEVLQEYENHLLDIAKILHFVNQGLYKLRGHPFLRSGTQHYSEDWEIRRAVQMISIVDSPVMRGTEIADGAVASVQRLFKGMDTYFVKDSRELKKGCKKEMVAEVKQVANVLSDMVVGLNTIREELQEAIGEV; this is encoded by the exons ATGAAGAGCGACAGAGCCACG GACAACGGGGTGGAGGACAGCGGTCACGGAGACAGTTCAGCCGCAGACAACGCATCTGGGGAAAGACGAGCT AGTATTGTGACACTGCAAAGTGTGCTGAAGAAAGTATCCCCGAGCCCTTTCCATAACTACAAG ACTCTTGTTTCATCGTCTTCGGACTCCAGTGGATCATTTGTGAATGAATCTCAAAACGCGCAG AATGGAGTCAATGGAGATTTGACCAGAACAAATTCTTTGTACGAGTATGCTTTG GCATCAGGCAAAAATGGTCATGTAATGATGAATGGAGGAAAGGAAACCTCAGAGGATGTCGATTTAAAAGCAATCTTTGTCCCTGTCCCGGAATTTCAGAGCTCGCCTCTGGATCGTCATCTGAAAATCAAGACTATAGCAAACAGCAATGAGATTTGTGAACCTCAAAACCATATTCAAGACCCCTTCCAGACATCGGCCGTCAGCACTAACACATCTGCCAATGGCTATTCTTTTCATGATGTAACCCTGAACTCACCAGACCTATTTAGGGCAAATCCAGACAAAGCACAGAACCCATCCAAAACCCTGAAATCAAAAGACTCTGACCTCTTTCAAGGTGAAGtgggagaccttttccagactCCTAAAGGAGAGGTTTTATCCAGTGCTGCAACTGCTAACAAGGGGAACCTCTTTGATAAATCCCCCAGTGTTTTTGTGGACCCATTCATATCACCTTCAGACAAGAAGGATGATGTGTTCTGGTCTCCACAGCTGACAGTGTCAAACCCATTTTATACTGCCACAAACGGTGAAGCAGATTTGTTTCAGGCTACACACTTTAaggaaaataaatcagattcCTCAACTATGTTTTCAAAAGAAATCTTGGGCGTCTTTTCATCCTCATCCACAAATGCGGTCAACCCATTCCCATGCCCACTTAAAAGGGATTTATTCCACGAACTCTCCAGTTTGGATGACCCATTTGGCACTACTCCCTCGAAACAATATGACCCTTTCCAAGATGTTTCAAATGGGACTCCAGACTTTGTGCAACCACTTTCTTCAGTGAGTAAGAGTGAAGATATTTTTGCAGTAACTCCCAAAAATGCTGCCTCTAAAGGCTCATATGCTAAACTTCCACTCAACAGTCCATCAGAAGTGAAGCTGGACATGCTATCACCACAAGATCTTTTCAGTCCAGTACCATCAGAATCTCTTCAGGCCGTCCAACCAGAGTCTTTCCACAGACCGCAGGACATTGTTTTGACAACTCCTGAGGGAACCAAACATGATATTCTTGAGCCATGTCCCTTTTCTCGCTCTAGGAATCTGGCCATGCCACACAGCCACTCTCCAGCTGGACTGTCTCAT GTACTGACCATCAGGCGTCCACCAAAGCCACTTCCTCGTACTAGACCACCCAAACCAGAGTCGTCGTCACCCAGCCCGGGGTCGTCGTCACCCAGACTGGGGTCGTCATCACCCAAACCGGGGTCCAAACCGGGGTCATCGTCACCCAAACCGGGGTCGTCGTCACCCAAACTGGGGTCCAAACCGCGGTTGTCGTCACCCAAACCAGAAACGTCACCCAAACCGTGGTCGTCGTCACCCAGACCAGGAACGTCACCCAAACCAGAAACGTCACCCAGACCAGGAATGTCACCCAAACCAGGAATGTCACCCTCACCGGCAAAGCCT ATTGGACTTCAACCAGCTGTACTAAAAACTTCTCCAAAGCCAGCTTTAAGAAAGCTCCCAAAACCGCTTTTTGGTTACAAATCAAAAACTCCG GAAAGTAAACCAGTCGACGCTGACGACTACGTTGTCTTTGAGGACATCCTGCTTCTTGGACAG gAAATGTGTGTGGAAGACTGGCCTGAGGACAGTCCAGAGCTTAGCCCTGGCTTCAAACCA GCTGGAAAGTTGAGACTACGGCGCGAGTCACTAATG GGGAAGGCAGACTCTGACGGAGGAAGTGGTGAGGAACAAGATCTCTCTGGAAGTCAGAGCAAG aaaaaggagaggagattGTCCCTGCTCTCCAGAAGAGGCTCAAAG GATAAGTTCCCTGATAACACGAAAGACAGGAAGAGCCAGACACAACCCACTGTTCGTAAATCCTCAAAG GAGTATTCAGAAACGTACATGTCAGGAGAGAATGAGGATGGAGAACAGAATGGGATCGATTACAAA AAGaaaactcaaaaacacagaagagcTTCCATTGCTACATCTGAGCCAGAGGCAAAGCACATGAATGGACATTTACAT GAGGACGGCACCAGTAAGAAAAGTGGCAAGAAAAACTCCATAACACGACAGTGGTCGGAG GGCACGGTTTTGGATGACATCACtggtgaagatgaagatgaggaggaagaggaagtggaggGAGAACCCACACATGGAGAG aagagaagaaagaagaagttGAAAATTGGGTTTGTGCCACACAGGGGATTTGCCATCACTTTAGAAACG ACTGATGATAGATTGAAAGGAGCGCATGGCTATACACCTCACAAAGGCTCAAAG gAGTTACAAGATGGAGTTTTAGGCGCACATGGCTACACACTTAGTAAGATGTCACAG GATTATCCACTTGATGGTGTAGAAGAGATAAAAGCCTCAAATCTTCAGTCAACTAGCAAG GCTGCTTTCCAGGACGACGAGCAGTGGCTGAAAACCCAGCATTGTTCTCCAGAACTGAATGGAGACCATCTTAATGGGGTGGAAGACTGCAAACCT AAGAAACCAGCAAAGTTGAAACTGCTGCAAAGTCATCGAAGCTCTAAG gAGGACTTGAATTACACCACCCCTCAGAAAAAGAGTAGCTTCTCAGCAGAGTTGGATGATGAAGAACTAAACAAGATGGAAGACATCAAACAA AATCGCAAACTCAAAGGTCTTGTTTCCAGGAAACACAAATCTAAGACAATTTATAGTCCAGCAGAACGGAGTGAAGCAGTTGGATTCAGCCAGCACCTGCCGCAGTCGTCACCCAAT GATGCACTTGCTGATGatgaaattaaaggaaaatatttCCTGAGTCCTGGGGAGATGTATGAGAGCGAAGATGATGAAGTGAAAACCTGCAAACCG aagaaaTCATCCAAACTCAAAGGCTTCAAACACAAGGCTAAG AGCAAAACCACGCACCTAGACTATGAAGAGCCCCCAGGAGCTACATCTAGTGACTACCTGTCTGACGCTGCTAAG gCAGAGTGGCTGGCTGCTCAGAAGGATGAACAGGCTGTAGCTGGTTTgaaggatgaagatgaagaaggg GACACCGATAGTTTGATGGAGTGGTGGTACACTGTGGAAC AATGGGATGAGGTGCCATCAGACGATGAGGACAAAATCCTAAAAGAGGATGAGTCTAA GTCATTCACCATCTTGGCAGACAAGGTTCACCGTGGCTTGCGTGTCTTCATCAAAGTCTTTACAGAGCGAGCGGAGGTCCTGTGGCAGTCCATAATCGTGCTCCACGCCATCGCAGATGATATCAGCAACTTCCACCAGAAAACCAAGATCGCCGGCATCACTGGTGGCACCACCACAGCTGTGGGTGGAGTGACGGCCGTCACTGGTTTAGCTTTAGCTCCCTTCACCTTTGCAGCCTCTCTGATAATTACAGctgttggtgtgggtgtggcAGCAGCTGGTGGAATTACCTCAGCTTCAGCAGCCATCTCAGATAATGTTAACAACATGCACGACAGGAAGAAA GTGGAGGAAGTACTGCAGGAATATGAGAATCACCTGCTGGACATTGCAAAGATTCTGCACTTTGTCAATCAGGGACTGTACAAACTCCGGGGCCATCCTTTTCTCAGGTCTGGCACCCAACACTACTCAGAGGACTGGGAGATCCGTAGGGCTGTCCAGATGATCAGTATAGTTGACTCACCGGTGATGCGTGGAACAGAAATAGCAGATGGAGCTGTGGCCTCGGTCCAAAGACTCTTCAAAGGCATGGACACCTACTTTGTCAAGGATTCCCGGGAACTGAAGAAAGGCTGCAAGAAAGAGATGGTGGCTGAAGTAAAGCAGGTAGCTAATGTTCTCAGTGACATGGTAGTGGGGCTCAACACCATCAGAGAGGAGCTACAGGAAGCTATTGGAGAAGTGTAA
- the LOC113123233 gene encoding nucleolar protein dao-5-like isoform X4: MKSDRATDNGVEDSGHGDSSAADNASGERRASIVTLQSVLKKVSPSPFHNYKTLVSSSSDSSGSFVNESQNAQNGVNGDLTRTNSLYEYALASGKNGHVMMNGGKETSEDVDLKAIFVPVPEFQSSPLDRHLKIKTIANSNEICEPQNHIQDPFQTSAVSTNTSANGYSFHDVTLNSPDLFRANPDKAQNPSKTLKSKDSDLFQGEVGDLFQTPKGEVLSSAATANKGNLFDKSPSVFVDPFISPSDKKDDVFWSPQLTVSNPFYTATNGEADLFQATHFKENKSDSSTMFSKEILGVFSSSSTNAVNPFPCPLKRDLFHELSSLDDPFGTTPSKQYDPFQDVSNGTPDFVQPLSSVSKSEDIFAVTPKNAASKGSYAKLPLNSPSEVKLDMLSPQDLFSPVPSESLQAVQPESFHRPQDIVLTTPEGTKHDILEPCPFSRSRNLAMPHSHSPAGLSHVLTIRRPPKPLPRTRPPKPESSSPSPGSSSPRLGSSSPKPGSKPGSSSPKPGSSSPKLGSKPRLSSPKPETSPKPWSSSPRPGTSPKPETSPRPGMSPKPGMSPSPAKPIGLQPAVLKTSPKPALRKLPKPLFGYKSKTPESKPVDADDYVVFEDILLLGQEMCVEDWPEDSPELSPGFKPAGKLRLRRESLMGKADSDGGSGEEQDLSGSQSKKKERRLSLLSRRGSKDKFPDNTKDRKSQTQPTVRKSSKEYSETYMSGENEDGEQNGIDYKKTQKHRRASIATSEPEAKHMNGHLHEDGTSKKSGKKNSITRQWSEGTVLDDITGEDEDEEEEEVEGEPTHGEKRRKKKLKIGFVPHRGFAITLETTDDRLKGAHGYTPHKGSKELQDGVLGAHGYTLSKMSQDYPLDGVEEIKASNLQSTSKAAFQDDEQWLKTQHCSPELNGDHLNGVEDCKPKKPAKLKLLQSHRSSKEDLNYTTPQKKSSFSAELDDEELNKMEDIKQKNRKLKGLVSRKHKSKTIYSPAERSEAVGFSQHLPQSSPNDALADDEIKGKYFLSPGEMYESEDDEVKTCKPKKSSKLKGFKHKAKSKTTHLDYEEPPGATSSDYLSDAAKAEWLAAQKDEQAVAGLKDEDEEGDTDSLMEWWYTVEQWDEVPSDDEDKILKEDESKSFTILADKVHRGLRVFIKVFTERAEVLWQSIIVLHAIADDISNFHQKTKIAGITGGTTTAVGGVTAVTGLALAPFTFAASLIITAVGVGVAAAGGITSASAAISDNVNNMHDRKKVEEVLQEYENHLLDIAKILHFVNQGLYKLRGHPFLRSGTQHYSEDWEIRRAVQMISIVDSPVMRGTEIADGAVASVQRLFKGMDTYFVKDSRELKKGCKKEMVAEVKQVANVLSDMVVGLNTIREELQEAIGEV, encoded by the exons ATGAAGAGCGACAGAGCCACG GACAACGGGGTGGAGGACAGCGGTCACGGAGACAGTTCAGCCGCAGACAACGCATCTGGGGAAAGACGAGCT AGTATTGTGACACTGCAAAGTGTGCTGAAGAAAGTATCCCCGAGCCCTTTCCATAACTACAAG ACTCTTGTTTCATCGTCTTCGGACTCCAGTGGATCATTTGTGAATGAATCTCAAAACGCGCAG AATGGAGTCAATGGAGATTTGACCAGAACAAATTCTTTGTACGAGTATGCTTTG GCATCAGGCAAAAATGGTCATGTAATGATGAATGGAGGAAAGGAAACCTCAGAGGATGTCGATTTAAAAGCAATCTTTGTCCCTGTCCCGGAATTTCAGAGCTCGCCTCTGGATCGTCATCTGAAAATCAAGACTATAGCAAACAGCAATGAGATTTGTGAACCTCAAAACCATATTCAAGACCCCTTCCAGACATCGGCCGTCAGCACTAACACATCTGCCAATGGCTATTCTTTTCATGATGTAACCCTGAACTCACCAGACCTATTTAGGGCAAATCCAGACAAAGCACAGAACCCATCCAAAACCCTGAAATCAAAAGACTCTGACCTCTTTCAAGGTGAAGtgggagaccttttccagactCCTAAAGGAGAGGTTTTATCCAGTGCTGCAACTGCTAACAAGGGGAACCTCTTTGATAAATCCCCCAGTGTTTTTGTGGACCCATTCATATCACCTTCAGACAAGAAGGATGATGTGTTCTGGTCTCCACAGCTGACAGTGTCAAACCCATTTTATACTGCCACAAACGGTGAAGCAGATTTGTTTCAGGCTACACACTTTAaggaaaataaatcagattcCTCAACTATGTTTTCAAAAGAAATCTTGGGCGTCTTTTCATCCTCATCCACAAATGCGGTCAACCCATTCCCATGCCCACTTAAAAGGGATTTATTCCACGAACTCTCCAGTTTGGATGACCCATTTGGCACTACTCCCTCGAAACAATATGACCCTTTCCAAGATGTTTCAAATGGGACTCCAGACTTTGTGCAACCACTTTCTTCAGTGAGTAAGAGTGAAGATATTTTTGCAGTAACTCCCAAAAATGCTGCCTCTAAAGGCTCATATGCTAAACTTCCACTCAACAGTCCATCAGAAGTGAAGCTGGACATGCTATCACCACAAGATCTTTTCAGTCCAGTACCATCAGAATCTCTTCAGGCCGTCCAACCAGAGTCTTTCCACAGACCGCAGGACATTGTTTTGACAACTCCTGAGGGAACCAAACATGATATTCTTGAGCCATGTCCCTTTTCTCGCTCTAGGAATCTGGCCATGCCACACAGCCACTCTCCAGCTGGACTGTCTCAT GTACTGACCATCAGGCGTCCACCAAAGCCACTTCCTCGTACTAGACCACCCAAACCAGAGTCGTCGTCACCCAGCCCGGGGTCGTCGTCACCCAGACTGGGGTCGTCATCACCCAAACCGGGGTCCAAACCGGGGTCATCGTCACCCAAACCGGGGTCGTCGTCACCCAAACTGGGGTCCAAACCGCGGTTGTCGTCACCCAAACCAGAAACGTCACCCAAACCGTGGTCGTCGTCACCCAGACCAGGAACGTCACCCAAACCAGAAACGTCACCCAGACCAGGAATGTCACCCAAACCAGGAATGTCACCCTCACCGGCAAAGCCT ATTGGACTTCAACCAGCTGTACTAAAAACTTCTCCAAAGCCAGCTTTAAGAAAGCTCCCAAAACCGCTTTTTGGTTACAAATCAAAAACTCCG GAAAGTAAACCAGTCGACGCTGACGACTACGTTGTCTTTGAGGACATCCTGCTTCTTGGACAG gAAATGTGTGTGGAAGACTGGCCTGAGGACAGTCCAGAGCTTAGCCCTGGCTTCAAACCA GCTGGAAAGTTGAGACTACGGCGCGAGTCACTAATG GGGAAGGCAGACTCTGACGGAGGAAGTGGTGAGGAACAAGATCTCTCTGGAAGTCAGAGCAAG aaaaaggagaggagattGTCCCTGCTCTCCAGAAGAGGCTCAAAG GATAAGTTCCCTGATAACACGAAAGACAGGAAGAGCCAGACACAACCCACTGTTCGTAAATCCTCAAAG GAGTATTCAGAAACGTACATGTCAGGAGAGAATGAGGATGGAGAACAGAATGGGATCGATTACAAA aaaactcaaaaacacagaagagcTTCCATTGCTACATCTGAGCCAGAGGCAAAGCACATGAATGGACATTTACAT GAGGACGGCACCAGTAAGAAAAGTGGCAAGAAAAACTCCATAACACGACAGTGGTCGGAG GGCACGGTTTTGGATGACATCACtggtgaagatgaagatgaggaggaagaggaagtggaggGAGAACCCACACATGGAGAG aagagaagaaagaagaagttGAAAATTGGGTTTGTGCCACACAGGGGATTTGCCATCACTTTAGAAACG ACTGATGATAGATTGAAAGGAGCGCATGGCTATACACCTCACAAAGGCTCAAAG gAGTTACAAGATGGAGTTTTAGGCGCACATGGCTACACACTTAGTAAGATGTCACAG GATTATCCACTTGATGGTGTAGAAGAGATAAAAGCCTCAAATCTTCAGTCAACTAGCAAG GCTGCTTTCCAGGACGACGAGCAGTGGCTGAAAACCCAGCATTGTTCTCCAGAACTGAATGGAGACCATCTTAATGGGGTGGAAGACTGCAAACCT AAGAAACCAGCAAAGTTGAAACTGCTGCAAAGTCATCGAAGCTCTAAG gAGGACTTGAATTACACCACCCCTCAGAAAAAGAGTAGCTTCTCAGCAGAGTTGGATGATGAAGAACTAAACAAGATGGAAGACATCAAACAA AAGAATCGCAAACTCAAAGGTCTTGTTTCCAGGAAACACAAATCTAAGACAATTTATAGTCCAGCAGAACGGAGTGAAGCAGTTGGATTCAGCCAGCACCTGCCGCAGTCGTCACCCAAT GATGCACTTGCTGATGatgaaattaaaggaaaatatttCCTGAGTCCTGGGGAGATGTATGAGAGCGAAGATGATGAAGTGAAAACCTGCAAACCG aagaaaTCATCCAAACTCAAAGGCTTCAAACACAAGGCTAAG AGCAAAACCACGCACCTAGACTATGAAGAGCCCCCAGGAGCTACATCTAGTGACTACCTGTCTGACGCTGCTAAG gCAGAGTGGCTGGCTGCTCAGAAGGATGAACAGGCTGTAGCTGGTTTgaaggatgaagatgaagaaggg GACACCGATAGTTTGATGGAGTGGTGGTACACTGTGGAAC AATGGGATGAGGTGCCATCAGACGATGAGGACAAAATCCTAAAAGAGGATGAGTCTAA GTCATTCACCATCTTGGCAGACAAGGTTCACCGTGGCTTGCGTGTCTTCATCAAAGTCTTTACAGAGCGAGCGGAGGTCCTGTGGCAGTCCATAATCGTGCTCCACGCCATCGCAGATGATATCAGCAACTTCCACCAGAAAACCAAGATCGCCGGCATCACTGGTGGCACCACCACAGCTGTGGGTGGAGTGACGGCCGTCACTGGTTTAGCTTTAGCTCCCTTCACCTTTGCAGCCTCTCTGATAATTACAGctgttggtgtgggtgtggcAGCAGCTGGTGGAATTACCTCAGCTTCAGCAGCCATCTCAGATAATGTTAACAACATGCACGACAGGAAGAAA GTGGAGGAAGTACTGCAGGAATATGAGAATCACCTGCTGGACATTGCAAAGATTCTGCACTTTGTCAATCAGGGACTGTACAAACTCCGGGGCCATCCTTTTCTCAGGTCTGGCACCCAACACTACTCAGAGGACTGGGAGATCCGTAGGGCTGTCCAGATGATCAGTATAGTTGACTCACCGGTGATGCGTGGAACAGAAATAGCAGATGGAGCTGTGGCCTCGGTCCAAAGACTCTTCAAAGGCATGGACACCTACTTTGTCAAGGATTCCCGGGAACTGAAGAAAGGCTGCAAGAAAGAGATGGTGGCTGAAGTAAAGCAGGTAGCTAATGTTCTCAGTGACATGGTAGTGGGGCTCAACACCATCAGAGAGGAGCTACAGGAAGCTATTGGAGAAGTGTAA